One Vicia villosa cultivar HV-30 ecotype Madison, WI linkage group LG5, Vvil1.0, whole genome shotgun sequence genomic window, tttttacgggtcactatcaccataatacCTTTTTTACGGGTCGCTACCACCATAGTACCCTTTTGTCTATTCCATTTTCaacttcttattttttttttaaatagctactatatatagcttcattacatctatattatggtttatgaatcttaatttaacattcctcattcaagtttttaaacttctttttttgcgtttgtaatacattattcatcttaagatttgatttacccgtgcggacgcacgggtcttctactagtttctCTTTAGATAATTTAAACTTCAAATCAACTTTATTTCTTAAATATACTCCTCATTTAAGACACTCAGACCTTCATATTTATCTTTCTCATTCTTATTCTCTTTTCTTACTtaaatattacaacaacaataattaaCAACTCAATAATGAAAAACATAGATATTGTACTCAACCGTAGCATCTCCAGATTTGAGATCAATCCAATGAGTATTAGCTTGAGCATACCCTCTAGCAAATTTGAAGAGTCCACTCCCACCAATAACAGGCATCTCTCTAACCTTATCATAAACCGGATTCCTCCCCAAGATAGTAATAGTACTCCCATTATACTTTCCTTCAATGAAAGCAAAATTCATAGCCATAAGTAAACCAAGTTCAACCTGTGAAGCAGATGCATAGAAGCCTTGAGCTTTTCCAACAAGTTTGGAACTCAATTCTGGTCCTAATGTTAAAGGGTTGTCAATCATGTTGACAAAACCAAAACCAGTGGTTGAGTTTAATGTTGGTGGAACAACCATAATTGAAGATGGGTTTTTTCCACTCATAATGTCATGCCAGAAGAATTTGAAATGACTTAGTTTTTCCTTCTTGTTTATGCCTAACAACTTGCGGTCTATAGGACCAACAAAATTTAAAGTGTCTTCATtgtgtgatgatgatgttgaagaaGTGAGGGTGTTGATAGAgaggaaaaggaagaagaagagagtgatgaaatGCATTTTGTGATGCTAATTAATTAATACAATGGAGGGTGAATGATTCCAAGTATGTGGTGAAGGATTTCTTTATATAGACCAtaatgcattattattattattattattattattattattattattattattattattattattattattattattattattattattattattattattattattattattattattattattattattattattattattattattattattattattccatCTAAAAATATTATAGTAAGTTAAACTTTGAGaaactataataaaaaaatttagttggattataatataatattttaatgaaaattacACTCACCTCTATTAAGATTTCTTAAAAAGAAATCGACActctttaattttaaaatatgtactAATCTCTCTTAAGTATACATatactaacaaaaaaaaattaacgaCAGATAAAAAATGGTAAATATAAATCATctatatctatttttttttatcgtAGTTATAAATAAGAGGGGATGTCGCTATCTTATCATTAGAATTCAAGGGAGAACAATGTCATTAGAATTCAAGGGAGATCAATGTAGGGTAATTGTAATTTCCCAAAATTTTAGAAGTTAAACAATtgtttttaagaattaaatccacAACCATTGCAATTTCAAAAACATTGTTGTTATTCCAAAATGTACCAATGATATTGTTGGAAGCGTTTGGTATGTTGTTGGTAGCGTTTACCAAAAAAATAAAGACATGTTGCAATACCTTTAAAGTTCATTAAATGTTTTTGGCGTGTTTCGTTAAATTGATCAAAAATTGTGAAAAAGTATGGATGCGTTTGCTATGATGTCACCTTTTGTTGAatagaataatataatttttttcactCAACAAATCTAAAGAAGGTTAAAGATAGGATCGGTCCCAAATTTTTAGAGATTCAGGACAAACGAATAAATAAATCTTTAATAAATAATTGACGTTTTACCTGTCTCTAAAATGAAGAAGAATCTCGGGgacaatataaaaaatatgaagttttggttgtttttaacaataaaaagAATTTCAATGCAAATAAGTAGTCATCTGCAAATCGTTAaagaattcaaaatcaaaatataattaacaaaattaaaaataagaatcTTTTAAGTGCCTTAATTGCTCCAATTTCTTGGCAACATCCATCATCTCAAAGAAATGAAAGTAGCGTTTTTTCTTGCCTTGATTATGGAAAAACAAGTCATATGGCTAGAAAATGTAGGAGTGGGCGTAAACCATGTATTGACCCTTATACGCAGGTTTACCTGATTGGTAAGAAATTTATttctatgattaaaaaaaattaaagctcAAGTGATAATGAATTTAATTTTGTCATAAAAGTTTGATAATAAATGAGTTAATGGTTTgacaaatttttaaatatttaattataatatataaataataatacccTTTTTCCTCTGATGGCGAAACGGGGACGAGGGCGACCGAGATCTACGGTACCACCGTCACCGCCGAGCCACCCCCTGTCGGAGACTCAACCGAAGGTGGTGACTGTGATACAGACGAAGGTGACGCGAACGAATGAAAAAATGAAATCAGTTGCGAAGGACCATGAGAAAGCTGCAGATGGAAAATATGCTGCAGAAACCCTAATTGTGAAAGAGGATGGAAAGGATGCAAATGCTGGTCGCAAACTCTGGGTGGATGTGATTAGTGATAATCGAAATCCTGCGAAGGGGATCTCCATGGAGTATGTGGCACCCAAAGTTGTTGATGGAAAATTTGAGATTGAGATCGAGCGAGATGACATCGTGACTGAAATCCAATTCTAGGAAAATGCCTTGATC contains:
- the LOC131606197 gene encoding dirigent protein 22-like; its protein translation is MHFITLFFFLFLSINTLTSSTSSSHNEDTLNFVGPIDRKLLGINKKEKLSHFKFFWHDIMSGKNPSSIMVVPPTLNSTTGFGFVNMIDNPLTLGPELSSKLVGKAQGFYASASQVELGLLMAMNFAFIEGKYNGSTITILGRNPVYDKVREMPVIGGSGLFKFARGYAQANTHWIDLKSGDATVEYNIYVFHY